A region of Maridesulfovibrio sp. DNA encodes the following proteins:
- a CDS encoding tyrosine-type recombinase/integrase yields MEKKNPNHPEKGSQIKVDPITSLKDIANLKKLLEDNPRDLALFVLGINTNLRAIDLVQIEAEQFIHAKVGDELVLKEQKTSKGRRITLNGSVLKAVRPWALQCRDNEQKYLFVGRNGKHMAANYVNKLVKKWCEKINLKGNYGSHTLRKTFGYHQRVAFGVDIPTLMEIFNHATQKQTLEYLCIQPEEIRDVYMNEL; encoded by the coding sequence ATGGAAAAGAAGAATCCGAATCATCCCGAAAAGGGCAGTCAGATCAAAGTGGATCCGATCACTTCGCTGAAGGACATTGCGAACCTGAAAAAGCTCCTCGAGGACAATCCCCGGGATCTGGCTTTGTTCGTACTGGGGATCAACACCAACCTCCGGGCCATTGATCTGGTCCAGATTGAAGCAGAGCAGTTCATTCATGCCAAAGTCGGTGACGAGCTGGTGCTGAAAGAGCAGAAGACTTCTAAAGGCCGCAGGATCACGCTGAACGGAAGTGTACTTAAAGCGGTTCGGCCCTGGGCCCTCCAATGTCGGGACAATGAGCAGAAGTACCTTTTTGTCGGCAGAAACGGCAAGCACATGGCTGCTAATTACGTGAATAAGCTGGTCAAGAAGTGGTGCGAGAAAATCAATCTGAAGGGCAATTACGGTTCTCATACGTTGCGTAAGACTTTCGGTTATCACCAGCGGGTGGCTTTCGGTGTGGATATTCCGACCTTGATGGAAATTTTTAATCACGCCACTCAAAAACAGACCCTTGAATACCTCTGCATTCAGCCTGAGGAAATCAGGGACGTCTACATGAACGAGCTATGA
- the terL gene encoding phage terminase large subunit, with protein MSKSLKANGLMGNLLMNLKEQVPQVESEYIGTGKPDMSLKEFIRNAWHVIEPGRTFVDGWHIGAIVEHLEAVSTGQIQKLLINMPPRHMKSLSVSVCWPAWEWTFNPWIQFFFSSYSAMLSTRDNMKTREIVTSPWYREAWPHVQLKKDQNAKDKFENMAGGFRFSSSVGGRATGEGGDRIVADDPHNMSEVNSDAKRREVLDWWDNTMQTRLNDPKTGAFVVVMQRGHQQDLSGHILEKGGYTHLCLPARYEGNKFHTVLGFEDPREEEGELLWPERFDEETLTHIEESFSSPTEAAGQLQQRPVPKGGSIFQLDWFKRYTKLPKFNRIVEHWDTAQKKNKTSAYSVGQLWGEAYNGYYLLDLIRKKMEYPELKRTIKNRYVIHRPSAIVIEDKSSGISVIQDLQDETKLPVVAWAVTGGDKENRANAVADTVEGGNVWLPESAEWLDVFLDEVEHFPGSKYKDQVDVMTQALEYFLRRGGLTEGRDMS; from the coding sequence ATGAGTAAATCGTTGAAAGCAAACGGGCTGATGGGGAACCTGCTCATGAATTTGAAAGAGCAGGTCCCACAGGTCGAGTCTGAATACATCGGTACCGGGAAGCCGGATATGTCGCTGAAGGAGTTCATTCGCAATGCATGGCACGTTATCGAGCCGGGGCGGACCTTTGTGGACGGCTGGCATATCGGGGCAATTGTGGAGCATCTGGAGGCGGTCAGTACCGGGCAGATCCAGAAGTTGCTGATTAACATGCCGCCTCGTCACATGAAGTCGCTTTCCGTGTCCGTCTGCTGGCCGGCATGGGAATGGACCTTCAATCCGTGGATTCAATTTTTCTTCAGCTCCTATTCAGCCATGCTTTCAACGCGAGACAACATGAAGACCCGTGAGATTGTCACTTCTCCCTGGTACCGGGAAGCATGGCCTCATGTGCAGCTTAAGAAGGACCAGAACGCCAAGGACAAGTTTGAGAACATGGCTGGCGGCTTCCGTTTTTCATCCTCAGTAGGCGGTAGGGCAACAGGTGAAGGTGGTGACCGCATTGTCGCTGATGACCCGCACAACATGTCCGAGGTCAATTCCGATGCCAAGCGTAGGGAAGTTCTGGATTGGTGGGATAACACCATGCAGACCCGTCTCAATGATCCCAAGACCGGAGCTTTCGTGGTCGTAATGCAGCGTGGCCATCAGCAGGATCTGAGCGGCCATATTCTGGAAAAGGGCGGGTATACCCATCTCTGCCTGCCTGCACGGTACGAGGGGAACAAGTTTCATACTGTTCTGGGGTTCGAGGATCCCCGTGAAGAGGAAGGAGAACTGCTCTGGCCTGAACGGTTTGATGAAGAAACCCTGACTCATATCGAGGAATCCTTCTCGTCTCCCACTGAGGCCGCAGGGCAGCTCCAGCAGCGTCCGGTTCCCAAGGGTGGGTCAATCTTTCAGCTGGATTGGTTTAAACGGTATACCAAGCTTCCCAAGTTCAACCGTATTGTCGAGCACTGGGACACGGCCCAGAAGAAGAACAAGACCAGCGCGTATTCCGTGGGGCAGCTCTGGGGCGAGGCCTACAACGGCTACTACCTGCTGGATCTTATTCGCAAGAAGATGGAGTACCCGGAGCTTAAGCGGACGATCAAAAACCGTTATGTGATCCATCGTCCCTCGGCAATTGTTATTGAGGACAAGTCCAGCGGGATTAGCGTTATTCAGGATCTGCAGGATGAAACGAAGCTTCCGGTGGTGGCATGGGCAGTGACCGGCGGGGATAAGGAAAACAGAGCCAACGCTGTGGCTGATACTGTCGAGGGCGGCAATGTATGGTTGCCGGAATCAGCTGAGTGGCTTGATGTTTTTCTGGATGAGGTGGAGCACTTCCCCGGTTCCAAATACAAGGATCAGGTGGATGTGATGACGCAGGCCTTGGAATATTTCTTACGTCGTGGTGGTCTGACCGAAGGCCGCGACATGTCTTAG
- a CDS encoding pentapeptide repeat-containing protein: MRGTKQAQKILLQGVNTWNKWRTENNETQNSHTKITPHSLKKARLQRAELDNANLKKANLSEAKLHEAKLRKATLRWADLSKADLRGATLNGADLRKANLSYANLRGANLQNADLRGANLENTNLERSDLRGTKLNYASMKESIVHGVKFDNTMQCRGVNIQNGKGSQRFVRHVLDLDYIEETKEKHPKFYWWWKITSDCGRSFERWALWSIGFALSFGIAFANYPVWSWLPDWMKTFLTYISPAFSYSNPGIQDGWFTPYYFSIVTFTTLGFGDVTPTNTAGQLWLTAEVTLGYIMLGGLITLFANKMVRQSG; encoded by the coding sequence ATGAGAGGAACAAAGCAAGCCCAAAAAATACTACTACAAGGTGTCAATACATGGAATAAATGGCGCACAGAAAATAATGAAACTCAAAACTCACATACGAAAATCACCCCTCATTCGCTCAAAAAAGCAAGGCTCCAAAGGGCTGAGCTAGACAATGCAAACCTAAAAAAAGCAAATCTCTCAGAAGCGAAACTACATGAAGCGAAATTAAGAAAAGCAACTCTAAGATGGGCAGATCTTTCCAAAGCAGACCTTAGAGGAGCTACCCTTAACGGCGCAGACCTTAGGAAAGCAAATCTATCATATGCCAACTTAAGGGGTGCTAACCTTCAAAACGCTGATCTTCGTGGAGCGAACCTTGAAAACACAAACCTAGAAAGATCAGACTTACGAGGAACAAAACTTAATTATGCCTCTATGAAAGAGTCCATCGTGCATGGAGTAAAATTCGACAACACTATGCAATGCAGAGGAGTCAACATACAAAACGGTAAAGGAAGCCAACGTTTTGTCCGCCACGTCTTAGACTTAGACTACATCGAAGAAACCAAAGAAAAACACCCTAAATTTTACTGGTGGTGGAAAATCACCTCAGACTGCGGCCGCTCTTTTGAACGCTGGGCATTATGGTCTATCGGTTTTGCTTTAAGCTTTGGAATTGCCTTTGCAAATTACCCTGTCTGGTCTTGGTTACCGGATTGGATGAAAACCTTCCTTACTTATATCTCCCCTGCCTTCAGCTACAGCAACCCCGGAATACAAGACGGCTGGTTTACCCCCTACTATTTCAGCATAGTCACTTTCACCACCCTTGGATTTGGAGATGTCACGCCTACAAATACGGCAGGACAGCTCTGGCTCACTGCTGAAGTCACGCTTGGCTATATCATGCTTGGTGGTTTGATAACATTATTTGCTAATAAAATGGTACGGCAAAGTGGTTAG
- the gp10 gene encoding capsid staple protein, giving the protein MKLVELRLKPEKKKKTSKVEVVAEHEEFPWGLRLHLDDKVISKLGLKPKDMKVGSTVKLEARAYVCGARAQPGGKDKNIELQLVAMGIDTAGSFEDGFNAGADEDDD; this is encoded by the coding sequence ATGAAGCTGGTAGAGCTGCGGCTTAAACCGGAAAAGAAAAAGAAGACTTCTAAGGTTGAAGTTGTGGCGGAGCATGAAGAATTCCCGTGGGGTTTGCGGCTTCATTTAGATGACAAGGTTATTTCTAAGCTGGGTTTGAAGCCCAAAGATATGAAGGTCGGTTCCACCGTGAAGCTGGAAGCAAGGGCTTATGTCTGCGGTGCCAGGGCGCAACCGGGCGGCAAGGACAAAAATATTGAGCTGCAGTTGGTGGCGATGGGTATCGATACCGCCGGAAGCTTTGAGGATGGATTCAACGCCGGAGCTGATGAAGATGATGACTAG
- a CDS encoding pentapeptide repeat-containing protein — MNKEEMIELLKTDVEGWNKYISQTTPPIDLENSDLSNIKLTGILLSNTVLWHSSFENSKMENANFKKAKLLNVNFKHTTLTSSSFAEANLQGATFRGANLSNVDFTNAQFYKTFFTSRSQLNELENPLTPAQLAHCIFIEEQQFYQEEFRPIYTPQFKQETVTPTNALGIKYTDHSPWTPRDMSIFMMSIQSAYSNLLYLYTTDEHDLSKIESNLSRNSVYPPLEHEICISSIHSGSLETIITQLVTPEVQTTALAVSTPYILKKMGEIISVLSQAAQDFSNLKYSAQREESKIKNQEADTRLKNAQAHEKEINNQLALVNNLSISIEEAHDFTDRLSSNHEFNQLVDQISDDIPKLSKSKRLITTAVTPLQIKALTLAKSGKSTPKITLPIIEGEPAKK; from the coding sequence ATGAATAAAGAAGAAATGATTGAGCTCCTTAAGACTGACGTTGAAGGTTGGAATAAATACATTTCACAGACAACCCCCCCGATAGATCTTGAGAACAGCGATTTAAGCAACATCAAACTAACGGGAATTTTACTTTCAAACACAGTGCTTTGGCATTCCTCCTTTGAAAATTCAAAAATGGAAAACGCTAATTTCAAAAAAGCCAAACTACTAAATGTCAACTTCAAACACACCACCCTTACTTCTTCTAGCTTTGCAGAAGCAAACTTACAGGGCGCAACATTTAGAGGAGCAAATCTTTCAAATGTAGACTTCACCAATGCTCAATTTTACAAAACGTTCTTCACATCAAGATCACAACTCAACGAACTAGAAAACCCACTAACCCCCGCTCAGTTGGCTCACTGCATTTTTATCGAAGAACAACAATTTTATCAGGAAGAATTTAGGCCCATATATACACCACAATTCAAACAAGAAACGGTAACACCAACTAACGCTCTGGGAATCAAATACACTGATCATTCACCTTGGACACCAAGAGACATGTCTATTTTCATGATGAGTATACAGTCTGCCTACTCCAACCTGCTGTATTTATATACAACGGATGAACATGACTTATCTAAAATAGAATCAAATCTTTCAAGAAACTCAGTATACCCTCCTCTTGAGCATGAAATATGTATCTCCTCAATCCATAGTGGATCATTAGAAACAATCATCACACAACTAGTTACGCCAGAAGTGCAGACAACAGCGTTAGCCGTATCTACACCTTACATCTTAAAAAAAATGGGCGAAATCATATCTGTATTATCTCAGGCAGCTCAAGATTTCAGTAACCTTAAATATTCAGCACAAAGAGAAGAATCTAAAATCAAAAATCAAGAGGCTGATACTAGACTAAAAAATGCACAAGCTCATGAAAAAGAGATCAACAACCAACTTGCATTAGTCAATAACCTTTCTATAAGCATTGAAGAAGCCCATGACTTCACAGACAGACTTTCCAGCAACCATGAATTTAATCAATTGGTTGACCAAATTAGTGACGACATCCCAAAATTATCCAAATCAAAAAGACTCATAACTACAGCTGTTACCCCACTTCAAATAAAGGCACTAACATTAGCCAAGTCAGGAAAATCGACACCAAAAATTACTTTACCTATAATCGAAGGTGAACCAGCTAAGAAATAA
- a CDS encoding pentapeptide repeat-containing protein produces MNLKKIITIYKTIRDTPEEKIYQLLANYLGVRAIWEKLHPPTTKRDQNKPKPSTFILWAASVYIALFSVASSRYDRAVNSLAMQISAFQTQMTTNQKAQVCNQIRLIQQNEVPYKPDFKNPLTVFYSFYKYQKYEEGFQNIIQTINSYKKDLLNAQLNGADLSNIELIDSNIQNATLLDANLSNAILWNANLKNANLWRSNLEGCEFCGANLQNVDLTDSNITDTDFFNADLTNAKLINVDAQNAQFKNAILIGTQLQKTYTKNELDYFIRIDKRRGTSVSVNHKEYNNTEFKKHFFMDHNYNITYKKISNYTESQYYKKQVADKLTRKIYKQIYIMNPGFGSFGSLTSEGRNSQEFKKKIDISVAQLAEAKTLYKAKLPPKIEKKLKQTHPHLFEKPDWYNKEEQTN; encoded by the coding sequence ATGAATTTAAAAAAAATCATAACCATATACAAAACAATACGCGACACCCCTGAAGAAAAAATATACCAACTTCTAGCAAACTACTTAGGAGTCCGAGCTATATGGGAAAAATTACATCCTCCAACTACGAAAAGAGATCAAAACAAACCAAAACCAAGCACCTTCATTCTTTGGGCTGCAAGTGTCTACATCGCATTGTTTTCTGTAGCATCTTCAAGATATGACAGAGCTGTAAATTCTCTAGCAATGCAAATATCAGCATTTCAAACACAAATGACAACTAACCAAAAAGCTCAAGTCTGTAATCAAATAAGATTAATTCAACAAAATGAAGTACCATATAAGCCAGACTTTAAAAATCCGCTAACAGTTTTCTACAGCTTTTATAAATACCAAAAATACGAAGAAGGCTTTCAGAACATAATTCAAACTATCAACTCTTATAAAAAAGACCTTCTAAATGCACAGTTAAATGGAGCAGACTTATCAAACATTGAGTTGATAGACAGCAACATACAAAATGCGACATTACTTGATGCCAATTTAAGCAACGCTATACTATGGAATGCTAATCTTAAAAATGCTAATCTATGGCGTTCAAACTTGGAAGGATGTGAATTTTGTGGTGCAAATTTGCAAAACGTAGATTTAACAGACTCAAATATTACAGATACAGACTTCTTTAATGCAGACTTAACAAATGCAAAATTAATAAATGTAGATGCTCAAAATGCACAATTTAAAAATGCTATCCTTATAGGAACACAATTACAAAAAACTTACACAAAAAATGAGCTAGACTACTTCATAAGAATAGATAAAAGAAGAGGCACAAGTGTTTCAGTAAACCACAAGGAATATAACAACACAGAATTTAAAAAACATTTCTTCATGGACCATAATTACAATATAACATATAAAAAAATTAGCAACTATACAGAAAGTCAATACTACAAAAAACAAGTTGCAGACAAACTCACTAGAAAAATATACAAACAAATATACATTATGAATCCAGGGTTCGGTTCTTTCGGTTCTTTAACTTCCGAGGGGAGAAATTCTCAAGAATTCAAAAAGAAAATAGACATTTCTGTTGCACAATTAGCAGAAGCCAAAACTCTCTATAAAGCTAAACTCCCCCCAAAAATAGAAAAAAAACTCAAACAAACACATCCCCACCTATTCGAAAAACCAGATTGGTACAACAAAGAAGAACAAACAAACTAG
- a CDS encoding N4-gp56 family major capsid protein yields the protein MATTIYGDISPRTAGYSVPGFLKRAANYNIFGKFGQSLKMPKNKGQLIKWRRYNALEPATTPLVEGVTPAGKKLTKTDVTATLKQYGDYIELTDVIQDTHEDPVLQESMDILGEQAGQTLDMVLEGIVRAGTNVIYSGGTSRGTVTKPITKSVQRLATRALKRQKARKVTKVMSSSVKYGTKAVAASFIGITHSDCESDIREMPGFVPVEEYGQLTPYENEIGKVEDVRYVVSTSIEPLVDAGGAKAASGTEMLSESGTNADVYPIYIIGADAYGDVALKGKEAVVPKVVNPDTPSKSDKLGQRGSVGWITYYTGSILNDAWMVRLEVAVTEIPPEA from the coding sequence ATGGCAACTACCATTTATGGCGATATCAGCCCCAGAACAGCCGGTTACTCAGTGCCCGGTTTTCTCAAAAGGGCTGCAAATTACAATATCTTCGGTAAATTCGGTCAGTCATTAAAGATGCCCAAGAATAAAGGGCAGCTTATCAAGTGGCGCAGGTATAATGCTCTGGAACCGGCAACTACACCGCTCGTTGAGGGTGTAACCCCTGCCGGCAAGAAGCTCACCAAGACTGACGTTACCGCAACTTTGAAACAGTACGGTGACTACATTGAGCTGACCGATGTGATTCAGGATACCCACGAAGATCCTGTGCTTCAGGAGTCCATGGACATTCTTGGCGAACAGGCCGGACAGACCCTTGATATGGTTCTGGAAGGTATTGTCCGTGCCGGTACCAACGTGATTTATTCCGGCGGAACTTCCCGAGGAACCGTTACCAAGCCCATCACCAAGAGTGTGCAGCGTCTGGCTACCCGTGCTCTCAAGCGGCAGAAAGCTCGCAAGGTCACCAAGGTCATGTCTTCCAGTGTGAAGTATGGAACCAAGGCTGTAGCGGCTTCTTTCATCGGTATCACTCATTCCGATTGCGAATCCGATATCCGCGAAATGCCCGGTTTTGTGCCGGTTGAAGAATACGGTCAGCTTACTCCTTACGAGAATGAAATCGGTAAGGTTGAGGATGTCCGTTACGTGGTTTCCACTTCCATTGAGCCCCTTGTTGATGCCGGTGGTGCGAAGGCCGCTTCCGGAACGGAAATGCTTTCTGAATCCGGCACCAATGCCGATGTTTATCCCATCTACATTATCGGAGCCGATGCTTATGGGGATGTAGCTCTTAAAGGCAAGGAAGCTGTTGTTCCCAAGGTAGTGAATCCTGACACCCCCAGTAAGAGTGACAAGCTCGGACAGCGGGGCAGTGTCGGCTGGATCACTTACTACACCGGCTCCATTCTGAATGATGCCTGGATGGTCCGCCTTGAAGTGGCTGTAACTGAAATTCCTCCGGAAGCATAA
- a CDS encoding pentapeptide repeat-containing protein produces the protein MEAYITYHIGIIILILIRNSSRPLYNLYHYSGVRLVVEKIFPPSNAVLNADEYVKPSSFVPWAVSIYVALFSIASARYDRAVNSYEMQIAAWQTQMTTEFRPQVCANLSNLQEIKVPKKPDILKPSSTIKSFYTNEKYEDGQATLLHTIEAYKQSLCYVSLNNSNLRGANLGGADLQGAALYHSDLREAILSGADLRGAALFASDFRGAYFENTDLRGADLSWANLRDAYFALADLRGADLEKVDFTKVKSLYKTKLPPKLEKELRKTHPRLFDDPSEEIMRSFLKN, from the coding sequence ATGGAAGCATACATAACCTACCACATAGGAATCATAATCCTGATCCTGATCAGGAACTCCTCCAGACCACTCTACAACCTGTATCACTACTCAGGAGTGCGACTTGTTGTTGAGAAGATATTCCCACCCAGCAATGCTGTGCTGAATGCTGATGAGTATGTGAAGCCTAGTAGTTTTGTGCCGTGGGCAGTGAGTATCTATGTGGCGTTGTTTAGTATTGCTTCTGCACGGTACGATCGGGCTGTAAATTCCTACGAGATGCAAATTGCCGCTTGGCAGACACAGATGACGACTGAATTTAGACCTCAAGTTTGTGCCAATCTCAGTAATCTACAAGAAATCAAAGTCCCTAAGAAACCGGATATTCTTAAACCTTCCAGTACTATTAAATCCTTTTACACAAATGAAAAATATGAGGATGGGCAAGCAACTCTTTTGCACACAATAGAAGCGTATAAACAAAGTCTATGTTATGTTTCATTAAATAATTCAAACCTCCGGGGAGCAAATCTTGGGGGTGCAGATCTCCAGGGAGCAGCCCTCTACCATTCAGATCTCAGGGAAGCAATCCTCTCGGGGGCAGACCTCAGGGGAGCAGCCCTCTTCGCGTCAGACTTCAGGGGAGCATACTTTGAAAATACAGACCTCAGGGGGGCAGACCTCAGCTGGGCAAATTTAAGGGATGCATACTTCGCTTTGGCAGACCTCAGGGGGGCAGATCTCGAAAAAGTTGATTTCACAAAAGTAAAATCTCTATACAAAACCAAACTTCCACCAAAACTCGAAAAAGAACTTAGAAAGACGCACCCCCGTCTATTCGACGACCCATCAGAAGAAATAATGAGGTCTTTTCTTAAAAACTAA
- a CDS encoding DUF5675 family protein, whose translation MRKLPPLDAFILRRPFTDQGTIGVLTIPEADFQCFTIELPWRENGTGISCIPVGDYSLYRRWSNHWHSFVYQFRNVPQRIAIQSHTGNVAGDKSLGYKSHSLGCVLLGSVVCQIWGQLAVGNSKPTFRRFLKATLGRDLLLEIREAHHG comes from the coding sequence ATGAGAAAACTTCCACCGCTTGATGCATTTATCCTGCGCCGTCCCTTTACCGATCAGGGAACTATCGGCGTGCTGACCATTCCTGAGGCAGACTTCCAATGCTTCACTATTGAGCTTCCTTGGCGTGAAAACGGCACAGGGATCTCCTGTATCCCGGTCGGCGACTATTCCCTTTATCGCCGCTGGTCTAACCATTGGCACAGCTTTGTTTATCAGTTTCGGAATGTGCCGCAGCGCATTGCAATCCAGTCCCATACCGGCAATGTGGCCGGCGATAAATCCCTTGGCTACAAATCTCATTCCCTAGGCTGTGTGCTGCTTGGCTCCGTGGTCTGCCAGATCTGGGGGCAGCTGGCCGTGGGTAATTCCAAACCAACTTTTCGCAGATTCCTCAAGGCTACCTTGGGCCGGGATCTGCTGCTCGAAATCAGGGAGGCTCATCATGGCTGA